A window from Hoeflea sp. IMCC20628 encodes these proteins:
- a CDS encoding DUF3309 domain-containing protein — translation MAISTLLIIILIVLLIGAVPSWPHARSWGYGPSGFLGLALLIVIVLALTGRF, via the coding sequence ATGGCAATTTCAACTCTTCTCATCATTATTCTGATCGTTCTTCTGATCGGTGCGGTGCCGTCGTGGCCGCATGCGCGCAGCTGGGGTTACGGCCCGTCCGGCTTTCTGGGACTGGCACTTTTGATCGTCATTGTGCTTGCACTGACCGGCCGCTTCTGA